The Chryseolinea soli genome contains a region encoding:
- a CDS encoding ArsR/SmtB family transcription factor has protein sequence MGITKSELFKKRQNRVANLAKAFDHPARVAILEHLLSNQTCICNDLVDVLPLSQSTINQHLKELKQIGIIKGEIEGPKVNYCIDENVWEEAKDIFINMFSKFVKKNDCC, from the coding sequence ATGGGAATAACAAAATCGGAACTCTTCAAGAAACGTCAGAACCGGGTGGCCAACCTGGCCAAGGCCTTTGACCATCCTGCCCGGGTAGCCATACTGGAACACCTGTTGAGCAATCAAACTTGTATTTGCAACGACCTGGTTGACGTGCTCCCGCTTTCACAATCCACCATCAATCAACACCTCAAAGAATTGAAACAGATCGGCATCATAAAAGGAGAGATCGAAGGCCCCAAGGTGAACTACTGCATCGACGAGAATGTGTGGGAAGAAGCCAAAGACATCTTCATAAACATGTTCTCTAAATTTGTAAAGAAGAACGATTGCTGTTGA